A single genomic interval of Homo sapiens chromosome 7, GRCh38.p14 Primary Assembly harbors:
- the GPR146 gene encoding G-protein coupled receptor 146 isoform X1, producing MDLDTCLPDLPPGSRWDAPQRCRQGPAGRGHGLHEPGYQKGGTRGQLCSVCSAVPSKHGPSFLEPGCKQQEGGAVAPAKGGRGPAGNLPEENKCLHPGALTRTRRRPGALLIRACGFAEKRSSAQVLTRALVATSVPPCCSPTVARAHSTKRLGPQSKGSRSLAGRHVELQLVQRHRAGGGAACLPGPAAGAVTVVAAGPGGGRASGPVLQRPAGAGQPTQQGQHDHAGRVLCQHGSGRPGAQRPGPCAPARPPELPVGAVECGRRSPRGTADPLQCVLTGGHVLHRPAEPRPLHRACTAADLHGQRVQHAARVRLRVGWRAADQLLLAALLHLQPCVHPRARVRQDAERRSCRRHAGVHRLRGASTGHPLRAGATLPRPQGGHAPGPGHGPAGALGTQAAGGHRVHAVWALDATLSDPAGAHGHHLAREARGRTLPGATALCEGFLQTPGLLQQLCDTTSLPLHEPELPQQAPTADEKAALRGPALLPGPHGGAAGAGVGGPALLGRRDSGGRRALSYPGRSPHPSRRRRAAGREAGGVFFLKFPFSHKCHSWAKAVVPVAGIWLESPRGLCVSQTRSSRSTSAKASSPSASSAFSLSMK from the exons ATGGACCTGGACACGTGTCTGCCTGACCTGCCCCCAGGCTCTCGGTGGGATGCCCCGCAGCGATGCAGACAGGGGCCTGCGGGCAGAGGCCACGGCCTCCATGAGCCAGGCtatcagaaaggtgggacaagAGGCCAGCTGTGCTCAGTTTGCAGTGCGGTCCCGTCCAAGCACGGCCCCTCGTTTCTGGAACCCGGCTGTAAACAGCAGGAGGGAGGGGCGGTGGCGCCTGCCAAGGGAGGCAGAGGCCCTGCGGGGAACTTACCAGAGGAAAACAAGTGCTTGCATCCTGGGGCCCTCACACGCACGCGCAGGCGGCCAGGCGCGCTGCTGATAAGAGCCTGCGGGTTTGCAGAGAAGCGCAGCAGCGCGCAGGTCCTCACCAGAGCTCTGGTGGCCACCTCTGTCCCGCCATGCTGCTCACCGACAGTGGCCAGGGCCCACAGCACCAAGAGGCTTGGGCCACAAAGTAAAG GGTCGCGGAGCCTCGCCGGCCGCCATGTGGAGCTGCAGCTGGTTCAACGGCACAGGGCTGGTGGAGGAGCTGCCTGCCTGCCAGGACCTGCAGCTGGGGCTGTCACTGTTGTCgctgctgggcctggtggtgggcgtgCCAGTGGGCCTGTGCTACAACGCCCTGCTGGTGCTGGCCAACCTACACAGCAAGGCCAGCATGACCATGCCGGACGTGTACTTTGTCAACATGGCAGTGGCAGGCCTGGTGCTCAGCGCCCTGGCCCCTGTGCACCTGCTCGGCCCCCCGAGCTCCCGGTGGGCGCTGTGGAGTGTGGGCGGCGAAGTCCACGTGGCACTGCAGATCCCCTTCAATGTGTCCTCACTGGTGGCCATGTACTCCACCGCCCTGCTGAGCCTCGACCACTACATCGAGCGTGCACTGCCGCGGACCTACATGGCCAGCGTGTACAACACGCGGCACGTGTGCGGCTTCGTGTGGGGTGGCGCGCTGCTGACCAGCTTCTCCTCGCTGCTCTTCTACATCTGCAGCCATGTGTCCACCCGCGCGCTAGAGTGCGCCAAGATGCAGAACGCAGAAGCTGCCGACGCCACGCTGGTGTTCATCGGCTACGTGGTGCCAGCACTGGCCACCCTCTACGCGCTGGTGCTACTCTCCCGCGTCCGCAGGGAGGACACGCCCCTGGACCGGGACACGGGCCGGCTGGAGCCCTCGGCACACAGGCTGCTGGTGGCCACCGTGTGCACGCAGTTTGGGCTCTGGACGCCACACTATCTGATCCTGCTGGGGCACACGGTCATCATCTCGCGAGGGAAGCCCGTGGACGCACACTACCTGGGGCTACTGCACTTTGTGAAGGATTtctccaaactcctggccttctCCAGCAGCTTTGTGACACCACTTCTCTACCGCTACATGAACCAGAGCTTCCCCAGCAAGCTCCAACGGCTGATGAAAAAGCTGCCCTGCGGGGACCGGCACTGCTCCCCGGACCACATGGGGGTGCAGCAGGTGCTGGCGTAGGCGGCCCAGCCCTCCTGGGGAGACGTGACTCTGGTGGACGCAGAGCACTTAGTTACCCTGGACGCTCCCCACATCCTTCCAGAAGGAGACGAGCTGCTGGAAGAGAAGCAGGAGGGGTGTTTTTCTTGAAGTTTCCTTTTTCCCACAAATGCCACTCTTGGGCCAAGGCTGTGGTCCCCGTGGCTGGCATCTGGCTTGAGTCTCCCCGAGGCCTGTGCGTCTCCCAAACACGCAGCTCAAGGTCCACATCCGCAAAAGCCTCCTCGCCTTCAGCCTCCTCAGCATTCAGTTTGTCAATGAAGTGA
- the GPR146 gene encoding G-protein coupled receptor 146 isoform X2: protein MVDIRLPEIAGRGASPAAMWSCSWFNGTGLVEELPACQDLQLGLSLLSLLGLVVGVPVGLCYNALLVLANLHSKASMTMPDVYFVNMAVAGLVLSALAPVHLLGPPSSRWALWSVGGEVHVALQIPFNVSSLVAMYSTALLSLDHYIERALPRTYMASVYNTRHVCGFVWGGALLTSFSSLLFYICSHVSTRALECAKMQNAEAADATLVFIGYVVPALATLYALVLLSRVRREDTPLDRDTGRLEPSAHRLLVATVCTQFGLWTPHYLILLGHTVIISRGKPVDAHYLGLLHFVKDFSKLLAFSSSFVTPLLYRYMNQSFPSKLQRLMKKLPCGDRHCSPDHMGVQQVLA from the exons ATGGTGGACATCAGGCTTCCCGAGATAGCT GGTCGCGGAGCCTCGCCGGCCGCCATGTGGAGCTGCAGCTGGTTCAACGGCACAGGGCTGGTGGAGGAGCTGCCTGCCTGCCAGGACCTGCAGCTGGGGCTGTCACTGTTGTCgctgctgggcctggtggtgggcgtgCCAGTGGGCCTGTGCTACAACGCCCTGCTGGTGCTGGCCAACCTACACAGCAAGGCCAGCATGACCATGCCGGACGTGTACTTTGTCAACATGGCAGTGGCAGGCCTGGTGCTCAGCGCCCTGGCCCCTGTGCACCTGCTCGGCCCCCCGAGCTCCCGGTGGGCGCTGTGGAGTGTGGGCGGCGAAGTCCACGTGGCACTGCAGATCCCCTTCAATGTGTCCTCACTGGTGGCCATGTACTCCACCGCCCTGCTGAGCCTCGACCACTACATCGAGCGTGCACTGCCGCGGACCTACATGGCCAGCGTGTACAACACGCGGCACGTGTGCGGCTTCGTGTGGGGTGGCGCGCTGCTGACCAGCTTCTCCTCGCTGCTCTTCTACATCTGCAGCCATGTGTCCACCCGCGCGCTAGAGTGCGCCAAGATGCAGAACGCAGAAGCTGCCGACGCCACGCTGGTGTTCATCGGCTACGTGGTGCCAGCACTGGCCACCCTCTACGCGCTGGTGCTACTCTCCCGCGTCCGCAGGGAGGACACGCCCCTGGACCGGGACACGGGCCGGCTGGAGCCCTCGGCACACAGGCTGCTGGTGGCCACCGTGTGCACGCAGTTTGGGCTCTGGACGCCACACTATCTGATCCTGCTGGGGCACACGGTCATCATCTCGCGAGGGAAGCCCGTGGACGCACACTACCTGGGGCTACTGCACTTTGTGAAGGATTtctccaaactcctggccttctCCAGCAGCTTTGTGACACCACTTCTCTACCGCTACATGAACCAGAGCTTCCCCAGCAAGCTCCAACGGCTGATGAAAAAGCTGCCCTGCGGGGACCGGCACTGCTCCCCGGACCACATGGGGGTGCAGCAGGTGCTGGCGTAG
- the GPR146 gene encoding G-protein coupled receptor 146, whose protein sequence is MWSCSWFNGTGLVEELPACQDLQLGLSLLSLLGLVVGVPVGLCYNALLVLANLHSKASMTMPDVYFVNMAVAGLVLSALAPVHLLGPPSSRWALWSVGGEVHVALQIPFNVSSLVAMYSTALLSLDHYIERALPRTYMASVYNTRHVCGFVWGGALLTSFSSLLFYICSHVSTRALECAKMQNAEAADATLVFIGYVVPALATLYALVLLSRVRREDTPLDRDTGRLEPSAHRLLVATVCTQFGLWTPHYLILLGHTVIISRGKPVDAHYLGLLHFVKDFSKLLAFSSSFVTPLLYRYMNQSFPSKLQRLMKKLPCGDRHCSPDHMGVQQVLA, encoded by the coding sequence ATGTGGAGCTGCAGCTGGTTCAACGGCACAGGGCTGGTGGAGGAGCTGCCTGCCTGCCAGGACCTGCAGCTGGGGCTGTCACTGTTGTCgctgctgggcctggtggtgggcgtgCCAGTGGGCCTGTGCTACAACGCCCTGCTGGTGCTGGCCAACCTACACAGCAAGGCCAGCATGACCATGCCGGACGTGTACTTTGTCAACATGGCAGTGGCAGGCCTGGTGCTCAGCGCCCTGGCCCCTGTGCACCTGCTCGGCCCCCCGAGCTCCCGGTGGGCGCTGTGGAGTGTGGGCGGCGAAGTCCACGTGGCACTGCAGATCCCCTTCAATGTGTCCTCACTGGTGGCCATGTACTCCACCGCCCTGCTGAGCCTCGACCACTACATCGAGCGTGCACTGCCGCGGACCTACATGGCCAGCGTGTACAACACGCGGCACGTGTGCGGCTTCGTGTGGGGTGGCGCGCTGCTGACCAGCTTCTCCTCGCTGCTCTTCTACATCTGCAGCCATGTGTCCACCCGCGCGCTAGAGTGCGCCAAGATGCAGAACGCAGAAGCTGCCGACGCCACGCTGGTGTTCATCGGCTACGTGGTGCCAGCACTGGCCACCCTCTACGCGCTGGTGCTACTCTCCCGCGTCCGCAGGGAGGACACGCCCCTGGACCGGGACACGGGCCGGCTGGAGCCCTCGGCACACAGGCTGCTGGTGGCCACCGTGTGCACGCAGTTTGGGCTCTGGACGCCACACTATCTGATCCTGCTGGGGCACACGGTCATCATCTCGCGAGGGAAGCCCGTGGACGCACACTACCTGGGGCTACTGCACTTTGTGAAGGATTtctccaaactcctggccttctCCAGCAGCTTTGTGACACCACTTCTCTACCGCTACATGAACCAGAGCTTCCCCAGCAAGCTCCAACGGCTGATGAAAAAGCTGCCCTGCGGGGACCGGCACTGCTCCCCGGACCACATGGGGGTGCAGCAGGTGCTGGCGTAG